The Stackebrandtia nassauensis DSM 44728 genome includes the window CGCCAGCGCCCGCGAAGTCGGGTAGGTGAACGACAGGGTGATGGGCAGTTCAAGACCGGTCAATGATGCCAGACGTTCGCGGAGTTCAGCACCGCTGAGTGAGTCGAATCCCAGATCCTTGAACGGTTCGTCGGCGGTGACATCGTCCATCGTGTCATGTGCCAGCACGTCCGCGGTCTCGGTGCGGACCAGGTTGAGCAGGACCCGGTGTCGTTCGGCCTCCGGCATGACCGCGAGCCGCCCCGCCAGGTCCGGGGCCGGGGTCCCGGCGTCGGCCGGGAGGGTCGCGGTCGGGGCACCGACGGCCGGTTCGGTGTTCGCGAACGCCTCGGCCTTCGGCCAGTAACGCTTGTGCTGGAAGGCGTAGGTCGGCAGGTCCACCCGCGACGCGGCGGTGCCGTCGAACACCCGCGTCAGTTCGACGGGGGCCCCACGGGTCCAGGCCTGCGCCATGCCCGACACCAGGGTGCGTTCTTCCGGACGGGCCCCGCGCAGCAGCGGCACGAACACGGCGTCGGTCGCGGATTCGACGCCGATGCCGCTGAGCACCGCGTCTGGTCCTATCTCGACGAACATCGTGGTGCCGTTGGCGTGCAGGGTCCGCACCCCGTCGGCGAACCGCACCGGCTGGCGCACGTGCCGGACCCAGTAGTCGGCCGAGGCGACCCGAGCGCGCTCGAGGTCTCCCGTCACGTTCGACACCATTGGCAGTCTTGGCGGGTGGTATTCGATCGTGGCCGCCACCTCGGCGAAGTCGGCCAGCATGTCGTCCATGCGCGGTGAGTGGAACGCGTGGCTGACCGTCAGGTTCTTGGTCTTGCGTCCCTCGGCGTCGAACTTGGCCGCGATCATCTGTGCCGCTTCGGCATCGCCGGAGATGACCACTGACGACGGACCGTTGACCGCGGCCAGCGACACCCGCTCTTCCAGTAGCGGCGTGACCTCGGCCTCGGTGGCCTGGATCGCGACCATCGCACCGCCGCGCGGCAGCGCCTGCATCAGGCGCCCGCGTGCCGCGACCAGCGCGCACGCGTCCGGCAGTGAGAACACTCCGGCGACGTGGGCGGCGGCGAGTTCGCCGATCGAATGGCCCGCGACTGCTCCCGGACGCAGCCCCCACGACTCGGCGAGCCGGTGCAGCGCCAGTTCGACCGCGAACAGGGCGGGCTGGGTGTAGCCGGTCTGGTGGACCGCTTCGGTGTCGGCGCCGAACAGGACGTCCCGCAGGCGCCGGTCGAGGTGCGGATCCAGGGCGTCGCACACCTCGTCGAGCGTCTTGGCGAAGACCGGGTAGCGCCGGTACAGCTGTCGGCCCATGCCGGGCCGCTGACTGCCCTGTCCGGTGAACAGGAACGCCACCGAAGCCTCGGAGACGTTGCCGCGCACCAGTCCCGGGGCGTTGTCGCCATTCGCCAGCGCGGTGAGCCCGCGCCGCAGGGTTTCGCGGTCGCCACCGACCAGCACCGCGCGCCGGTCCAGCGGGGTCCGGGTCGCCGCCAGCGAATAGCCCACGCTGACGGGATCGAAGTCCTCGCCGAGGTGCGACAGCAGTTTCTCGGCCTGACCCGCCAGGGCGGCGTCGGTGCGCCCACAGACCGGCCAGACGACGGCTTCGGGTGTCACCGCGTCGTCCGGTGTGGACATGGTGTCGGTCTGCGACTCCTCCAGGATCACGTGCGCGTTGGTGCCGCTGATGCCGAAGGACGACACGCCCGCGCGGCGCGGTTCGTCGGCGACGGTCCAGTCCCGGGATTCGGTCAGCAGCGCGACCTCGCCCTGCGACCAGTCCACGTGGGTGGACGGTTCGTCGATGTGCAGCGTGGGCGGCATCGTCTTGTTTCGCATCGCCATCACGGTCTTGATGACGCCGCCGACCCCGGCGGCGGCCTGGGCGTGCCCGATGTTCGACTTCAGCGAACCCACCCACACCGGGGAGTCGGGTTCGCGGCCCTGCCCGTACACCGCCAGCAGCGCCCGGGCTTCGATCGGGTCACCCAGCGTCGTGCCAGTGCCGTGCGCCTCGACGAGCTCTACATCGGATGGCGCGAGGCGGGCGTCGTCGAGCGCGCGGCGGATCACGCGCTCCTGGGCCCGGCCGTTGGGCGCGGTGAGTCCGTTGCTGGCGCCGTCCTGGTTGATCGCCGAACCGCGTACGACCGCGAGCACCTCGTGCCCCAGCCGTCGGGCGTCCGACAACCGTTCCACGACCAGCATTCCGGCGCCCTCGGCCCAGTTGGTGCCGTCGGCGGAGTCCGCGAACGACTTGCAGCGGCCGTCCTTGGCCAGGCCACGCTGGCGGCTGAACTCGACGAACGGCGCCGGAGAGGTCACAATGTACACTCCGCCCGCCATGGCGAGGTCGCATTCACCGGCACGCAGGGCCCGCGCCGCCAGATGCAGTGCGACCAGCGACGACGAACACGCGGTGTCGACGGTGACGGCCGGTCCCTCCAAGCCGAGGGCGTAGGCGATCCGGCCGGACACGACGCTGCCGGTGTTCCCGGTGATCAGCTGTCCCTCCAGGGACTGGTCGAACTGTCCCAGGCGGTATCCGTAGTCCTGGCCGATGGACCCGGCGTACACCCCGACCTCGGTGCCCGTCAGTGTCTTCGGATCGATCCCCGCCCGTTCCAGCGATTCCCACGCCACTTCCAGCAGGATCCGCTGCTGGGGGTCCATGGTGTACGCCTCACGGGGTGAGATGCCGAAGAACCCGGCGTCGAACTCGGTGGCGCCGTCGAGGAACCCGGCCTCGGACACATAGGACGTCCCATGGGCGGACGTGTCGTCACAGAACAGCGAATCCAGGTCCCAGCCGCGATCCTCCGGGAACTCGCCGACGGCGTCGGTGCCCTGCGAAACCAGTCGCCACAGGTCTTCCGGCGATGTCACGCCGCCGGGAAACCGGCAGGCCATCCCCACGATCGCGATCGGTTCGGTGGCGCGCCGGTCCAGCTCCTGCATACGTTTTCTGGTCTGTCCCAGCTCAACCGTCGCGCGCTTGAGGTATTCGCGGAGTTTGTCTTCGGTGCTCGTCTTATCCATGGTGGTTTCTCCTGGGGACACGGAAACCGGTGGGCGATCGGGTCACGCTGTGCCCAGTTCGCGGTCGATGATCGCGAACATCTCGTCGTCCGAGGCCGACTCGACCGACTCCCTGGTGACGACCTCGTCGGTCGTCTCCGATCCGCCGCGCCACTTCCACAGCAAAGCCTCCAGTCGTTTCACCAACTGGTCGCGGGCATGTCCGTCGAGTGACAGTTTGTCGAGTCTGGCTTCCCATCGGTCCATTTCGGAAAGAACGGATTCGCTCGGATCGTCGGCTTTGACCCCGAGCTCGTTGCGCAGATGCGCGGCCAGCGCGAGCGGTGAGGGGTGGTCGAAGACCACGGTGCTGGGCAGCCGCAGCCCGCTGGCGCGGTTGAGGCGGTTGCGCAGCTCCACCGCGGTCAGCGAGTCGAATCCCATGTCGCGGAAGGCACGGTCGGCCCTGATGTCGCTCGCGCCACCGGCGCGCAGCACGCTGGCGGCATGGAACCTCACCAGGTCCAGCAGGGCCCGCTGGTTCTCCTCTTCGGAACCGGATGCCAGCCGTTCGCGCAGGCCGGTTCCCTCACCACGTCCAGCCACAGTGGATGTGGTGCGGTCCCTGACGCCGGACGGGTTACGCAGCACCGTTGGTGCGTCCGGATCGTCGCGGCGGCGTGGGTCGAGCCTGGCTGTCACCAGGCACGGGTCGTCGGCCTCAAGAGCGGCGTCGAACAACGCCAGCGCCTCGTCCGTACCCATCTCGCGCACGCCGGTGTGCGCGACCCGGCCGACGGCACGGTCGTCCAGCTTCTCGGTGAGTTCGCTGCGCAGTGACCAAAAGCCCCAGGCCATGGACACGCCGGGAAGACCGCGACGGCGCCGGTCCACCGCCAACGCGTCCAGATAGGCGTTCGCGGCCGCGTAGTTGGCCTGACCACCACTGCCGATCACCCCGGCGATCGACGAGAACAACACGAACGCGTCCAGATCCACACCGGCGGTGAGGTCATCCAGAATCGCCGCCGAGGACGCCTTGGCGGCGAACACGCCGCGCAGTCGTTCGGCGTCCAGGGCTTCGACGACGCCGTCGTCCAGGATCGCGGCGGCGTGGATCACCGAGCCAAGATTGATGCCCGACAACAGTTCCCGCACCGCTTCGCGGTCGGTCATGTCGCAGGCCGCCACGTCGGCGTGCGCGCCCAGCGCCGCCAGTTCGGCGACCAGTTCGGACGCACCGGCGGCGTCGGGGCCGCGGCGGCTCGTCAACAGCAGCTTCCGGACACCGTGGACGGTCACGAGGTGACGCGCCAGCACACCACCGAGCGTTCCGGTGCCGCCGGTGACCAGGACGGTCCGGTCGGGGTCGAATCCGCGCGGCATGGTCAGCACGAGTTTGCCGAGGTGCCCGGCCTGCCGCATCAGCTCGAACGCCTCCCGTGCCCGGGTGACCGGCCAGCTTCGCACCCGGGGCGGCGTCAGGGTGCCATCGGCCAGCAGTTCGCTGACGCGGTGGAACGCGTCGCTGACATCGGCGGGATTGTCCACACTGATGTCGAACTCCCTGTGATCGGGAATCTCCTCCAGGTACCGGACTCCGGGGTGTTTCGCGGCGACGTCGGCGGCGTCGCGCACGTCGGTCTTGCCCAGTTCGATGAAGCGGCCGCCGCGCGGCATGAGGGCAAGGGACGCGTCGGTGAACTCGCCGGTCAGCGAGTTCAGCACCACGTCGACCCCGTCGCCGCCGGTGACGTCCAGGAACTTCCGGTGGAAGTCCAGGGTGCGGGTGGAGGCGATGTGGTCGTCGTCCAAACCCAAGCGCCGCAACAGGTGCTGCTTCGGCGGGCTGGCGGTGGCGAACACTTCGGCGCCCAGATGCCGGGCGACCTGGATCGCGGCCAGCCCCACCCCGCCGGTGGCGGCGTGGATCAGGACGCGTTCGCCGGCTTTCAGTCCGGCCATGTCGGTCAGCCCGAGCCAGGCGGTCATGTACACGACCGGCACCGACGCGCCCTGCGCGAAGGTCCAGCCGTCCGGCAGCGCGACCAGGCTGTCGGAGTCGGCGACGGCGATCGGCCCCATCGCGTAGGGCATCTGGCCCATGACCCGGTCGCCGACCCGGAAGTCGGTGACGTCGGGTGCGGTTTCGACGATCGTCCCGGCGCCTTCGTGGCCGATGCCCTCGGTGTCCAGCAATCCCAGTGCCACGGCGACATCACGGAAGTTCATGCCCGCGGCGCCGATCCGGACCCGTACCTGTCCGGTGGCCAGCGGCTCCGTCGAGTACGGAGACGGCAGCACGGCGAGTCTGTCGAGCGCGCCCTTCTCGGTGACGCCGATTCGCCAGGCGTTGCCGGACGGGCGTTCCAGGACGTCGTCACCGACGGTCTCCAGGCGCCGCACGGCCACCCGGCCGCCGCGGACCCGCACTTCGGGTTCTCCGGTGGCCAGCACGGCCACCGCCGCGTCGAGGTCACTCGCCGGGTCGTCGACCTCGGCGATACCGAACCGACCCGGATGTTCGGCCTGCGCGGTGCGCACCAGTCCCGCGACCGCGGCGGCGGTCGGTGAGTCGTCCCGCAGCGCGAAAACCATGGTGG containing:
- a CDS encoding type I polyketide synthase; this translates as MDKTSTEDKLREYLKRATVELGQTRKRMQELDRRATEPIAIVGMACRFPGGVTSPEDLWRLVSQGTDAVGEFPEDRGWDLDSLFCDDTSAHGTSYVSEAGFLDGATEFDAGFFGISPREAYTMDPQQRILLEVAWESLERAGIDPKTLTGTEVGVYAGSIGQDYGYRLGQFDQSLEGQLITGNTGSVVSGRIAYALGLEGPAVTVDTACSSSLVALHLAARALRAGECDLAMAGGVYIVTSPAPFVEFSRQRGLAKDGRCKSFADSADGTNWAEGAGMLVVERLSDARRLGHEVLAVVRGSAINQDGASNGLTAPNGRAQERVIRRALDDARLAPSDVELVEAHGTGTTLGDPIEARALLAVYGQGREPDSPVWVGSLKSNIGHAQAAAGVGGVIKTVMAMRNKTMPPTLHIDEPSTHVDWSQGEVALLTESRDWTVADEPRRAGVSSFGISGTNAHVILEESQTDTMSTPDDAVTPEAVVWPVCGRTDAALAGQAEKLLSHLGEDFDPVSVGYSLAATRTPLDRRAVLVGGDRETLRRGLTALANGDNAPGLVRGNVSEASVAFLFTGQGSQRPGMGRQLYRRYPVFAKTLDEVCDALDPHLDRRLRDVLFGADTEAVHQTGYTQPALFAVELALHRLAESWGLRPGAVAGHSIGELAAAHVAGVFSLPDACALVAARGRLMQALPRGGAMVAIQATEAEVTPLLEERVSLAAVNGPSSVVISGDAEAAQMIAAKFDAEGRKTKNLTVSHAFHSPRMDDMLADFAEVAATIEYHPPRLPMVSNVTGDLERARVASADYWVRHVRQPVRFADGVRTLHANGTTMFVEIGPDAVLSGIGVESATDAVFVPLLRGARPEERTLVSGMAQAWTRGAPVELTRVFDGTAASRVDLPTYAFQHKRYWPKAEAFANTEPAVGAPTATLPADAGTPAPDLAGRLAVMPEAERHRVLLNLVRTETADVLAHDTMDDVTADEPFKDLGFDSLSGAELRERLASLTGLELPITLSFTYPTSRALADYLAEEIRAAQPADADPIDALLTELDNALSATSDDPDRRTRVTGRLESLLAKWAVDREAATNSGDSFEEASDEEMFAMLDRQLGER